In Listeria monocytogenes, the following proteins share a genomic window:
- a CDS encoding UDP-N-acetylglucosamine 1-carboxyvinyltransferase — MTDKLIIQGGKKLAGTLQVDGAKNSAVALIPAAILAESEVVLEGLPDISDVHTLYNILEELGGTVRYDNKTAVIDPTDMISMPLPSGNVKKLRASYYLMGAMLGRFKKAVIGLPGGCYLGPRPIDQHIKGFEALGAKVTNEQGAIYLRADELKGARIYLDVVSVGATINIMLAAVRAKGKTVIENAAKEPEIIDVATLLTNMGAIIKGAGTDTIRITGVDHLHGCHHTIIPDRIEAGTFMVLAAASGKGVRIENVIPTHLEGIIAKLTEMGVPMDIEEDAIFVGEVEKIKKVDIKTYAYPGFPTDLQQPLTALLTRAEGSSVITDTIYPSRFKHIAEIERMGGKFKLEGRSAVISGPVQLQGSKVTATDLRAGAALVIAALLADGETEIHGVEHIERGYSKIIEKLSAIGANITRSSAAETKL; from the coding sequence GTGACGGATAAATTGATTATTCAAGGCGGTAAAAAATTAGCTGGCACTTTGCAAGTAGATGGTGCAAAAAATAGTGCGGTGGCCTTGATTCCAGCTGCAATTTTGGCGGAGTCTGAAGTGGTTTTAGAAGGTTTACCAGATATTTCGGATGTTCACACACTTTATAATATTTTAGAAGAACTTGGCGGCACGGTTCGCTATGATAATAAAACAGCAGTTATTGACCCAACAGATATGATTTCTATGCCGCTTCCATCAGGAAATGTGAAGAAATTACGTGCTTCCTATTATTTAATGGGTGCAATGCTAGGTCGATTTAAAAAAGCGGTTATTGGACTTCCAGGCGGTTGTTACTTAGGGCCACGTCCAATCGACCAACATATAAAAGGTTTTGAAGCATTAGGCGCAAAAGTAACAAACGAGCAAGGTGCGATTTATTTGCGTGCCGACGAACTCAAAGGTGCACGAATTTATTTAGATGTAGTAAGTGTTGGAGCGACCATTAATATCATGCTAGCGGCTGTTCGTGCAAAAGGCAAAACGGTTATCGAAAATGCAGCTAAAGAGCCAGAAATTATTGATGTTGCAACGCTTTTAACAAATATGGGAGCAATTATTAAAGGTGCAGGAACTGATACTATTCGAATCACTGGGGTAGATCATTTACATGGTTGTCATCATACAATTATTCCGGATCGAATCGAAGCAGGGACATTCATGGTACTTGCAGCAGCTTCTGGGAAGGGCGTACGAATCGAAAATGTCATCCCCACCCATTTAGAAGGAATCATTGCAAAGCTCACAGAAATGGGCGTGCCGATGGATATCGAAGAAGATGCTATTTTTGTTGGGGAAGTAGAGAAAATAAAAAAAGTAGATATTAAAACTTACGCTTATCCAGGTTTCCCAACGGACTTACAACAACCGTTAACTGCTCTTTTAACACGTGCGGAAGGTAGCAGTGTCATCACCGATACGATCTATCCAAGCCGTTTTAAACACATTGCGGAGATTGAACGAATGGGCGGCAAGTTCAAACTTGAAGGTCGTTCGGCGGTTATAAGTGGTCCTGTGCAACTTCAAGGTTCTAAAGTGACAGCGACAGATTTACGTGCCGGTGCAGCGCTTGTTATTGCAGCACTTTTAGCTGACGGAGAAACTGAAATTCACGGGGTGGAACATATCGAACGTGGTTACAGTAAAATTATTGAAA
- a CDS encoding YbhN family protein yields MSGDAKKNLFNIAIVLAISIGFIIWQFQGVDISTFFASMLKVNPWWLLAAFAAMFIYWFLEAVVLQTASKPANKDQRFFSSFRITMIGQFFNTITPMATGGQPAQLVMLTKQGMDAGRGSSVLLVKFIIYQAMVVLNFLVILIFGIHYLMTGVTQLKFLVLLGFGVHVLVIAALILVGRSQKFTTKLVHVLLIPTRLFMKKEKVANLRNTLDEKIITFHEESSRIGKDWKLIVRCCFYTTLQLWIYFSIPFFILQAIGVTGIGLYMAITYHAFIIMFATVMPTPGGAGGAEYTFTLLFGMLLGPAKLLMALVLWRIITYYSCIVFGAGALLIKDTASKKIKPRIEALAKAPAKNIPQ; encoded by the coding sequence GTGAGTGGAGACGCAAAGAAAAACCTATTTAATATTGCGATTGTATTAGCCATTAGCATCGGTTTCATTATCTGGCAATTTCAAGGCGTAGATATCTCCACTTTTTTTGCTTCGATGTTAAAAGTGAATCCTTGGTGGCTCTTGGCGGCATTTGCTGCGATGTTTATTTATTGGTTTTTGGAGGCTGTGGTGCTGCAAACTGCATCGAAACCAGCCAATAAAGATCAACGTTTTTTTTCGTCGTTCCGCATTACGATGATTGGTCAATTTTTTAATACGATTACTCCAATGGCGACTGGCGGACAGCCCGCGCAACTTGTTATGTTGACGAAACAAGGCATGGATGCGGGGCGAGGAAGTTCGGTTTTGCTCGTGAAATTTATTATTTATCAAGCGATGGTCGTGCTGAACTTTTTAGTTATTTTGATTTTTGGTATTCATTATTTAATGACTGGCGTAACGCAACTGAAATTCCTTGTTTTACTTGGGTTTGGTGTGCATGTCCTCGTCATTGCTGCGCTTATTTTAGTAGGTAGAAGCCAAAAATTCACGACAAAATTAGTGCACGTATTACTTATACCAACACGCCTATTTATGAAAAAGGAAAAAGTGGCTAATTTAAGAAATACATTAGATGAAAAAATTATTACCTTCCATGAAGAAAGTAGCCGTATTGGTAAAGACTGGAAATTGATTGTTCGTTGTTGTTTTTATACTACATTGCAACTTTGGATTTACTTTTCGATTCCGTTCTTTATTTTACAGGCGATTGGCGTGACTGGGATTGGCCTTTATATGGCGATTACGTATCATGCGTTTATTATTATGTTTGCGACGGTTATGCCAACTCCGGGAGGGGCTGGGGGAGCTGAGTATACTTTCACCTTATTATTCGGTATGTTACTCGGTCCGGCAAAACTCCTAATGGCACTTGTTTTGTGGCGTATTATTACTTATTATAGCTGCATCGTTTTCGGTGCGGGCGCTTTATTAATAAAAGATACCGCTTCGAAAAAAATTAAACCGCGTATCGAAGCACTCGCAAAAGCACCAGCCAAAAATATACCACAATGA